A window from Pan paniscus chromosome 14, NHGRI_mPanPan1-v2.0_pri, whole genome shotgun sequence encodes these proteins:
- the LOC134728792 gene encoding mucin-2-like — protein MQPLPASPSLAMCVPENHLTSRFSLVQWRFSCPKAGALQGPSPQKSHDPRKPACAEERTAPRCQNNPSSATYTLCDLGQVRETSQMHNLVTLLVSKPTHLRVNVPYCTPTPYRLHQRVLFVLAPSISPVCPFPASPPSPPRASPRYPHLEVCTSPTCTPASTLAPIAVISTQPRAALRAQRGREAAQSPSVSRTALTVQCAVC, from the coding sequence ATGCAGCCCCTGCCTGCTTCCCCCTCCCTGGCTATGTGCGTTCCAGAAAACCACCTGACCTCCAGATTCTCTCTCGTCCAGTGGAGATTCTCCTGCCCGAAGGCAGGCGCTCTCCAAGGTCCCTCTCCCCAGAAGAGCCACGATCCCAGGAAGCCGGCTTGTGCAGAGGAAAGAACCGCACCTCGTTGTCAGAacaaccccagctctgccacctacaccttgtgtgaccttgggcaagtcagagAAACTTCTCAGATGCACAATCTCGTCACGCTCCTAGTTTCCAAGCCCACACACCTGAGGGTCAATGTCCCTTATTGCACCCCCACCCCATACCGACTCCATCAGCGAGTCCTGTTTGTTCTTGCCCCAAGTATCTCTCCTGTCTGCCCATTCCCTGCATCTCCCCCGTCACCACCCCGGGCCAGTCCCCGTTACCCGCACCTGGAGGTCTGCACCAGCCCCACCTGCACTCCGGCGTCCACTCTCGCCCCCATTGCTGTGATCTCCACACAACCACGAGCGGCCTTGAGAGCACAGCGAGGCCGTGAGGCTGCGCAGAGCCCCTCAGTCAGCAGGACCGCGCTCACGGTTCAGTGCGCCGTCTGCTAG